One Cheilinus undulatus linkage group 22, ASM1832078v1, whole genome shotgun sequence DNA window includes the following coding sequences:
- the vgf gene encoding neurosecretory protein VGF, giving the protein MTGYHHASSALTLLLLLAGASLPRPSKPTPIYVPEEDDNRHRDSPALTETGGEERGEEERRSLRNEEPEEEEELFKDVDPKTLAAVLLEALNRSDVGRRREEEMNAETKEENREVRMMKGADRHRDGRQEIEMLMAAQGKEREQEEKEERRKAQEEEEKMTEKVTSRTTSQMVQVQAEPQPQSPEGGGENGTQGSKGSNEEEEEQLSPEELKSLETMMKEFPRLNTATKREGELNQRESRGWSSYNEVLPVKGSDIAMTKKKLKWQEETQKGITFPDFREGNFMDDFEDQAENNAIESQLPSEPEQTEPEEEEEVLSPEEEEAQAKAEQEEMRRQAAEAQRAKMEEEKLADIASDMLLRYMVKQNNRNRKYSSSLSNAAEDKRSDEEQEAAEEEDLDPETIDKLIEISSKLHLPADDVVDIISDVEKKKKKDVPPDVSSRWQRPLSPLSSAFSSTKGLSSPPTNQNSFPVSKQPSPAVNLLKSWFTEKTQSKSQDLWSKPLRTNQNLWSKPQKPIKQEVWKPVRTGYPFYPYRYPSYYQRKPYPEYYPIYFPPPPRPKPRYFLPKPAYSHLNSMDDTFTFPPKHRYHSWVQPRLRNPPASLQQKPYYPSYPVPLYPRTFRVPMVPPQQKPFYFSAPAAAATRNSNFYETGKQMGSRDDLEKYIQQILLKRPQISN; this is encoded by the coding sequence ATGACTGGGTACCACCATGCCTCAAGTGCCCTTACACTGCTGCTCCTCCTGGCGGGGGCCTCCCTCCCCCGTCCTTCCAAACCCACCCCAATTTACGTCCCTGAGGAGGACGATAACCGGCACAGAGACTCTCCTGCTCTGACAGAGACAGGAGGCgaggagagaggggaagaaGAGCGACGATCACTGAGGAATGAGGAgccagaagaggaagaggagctctTTAAAGATGTAGATCCAAAAACCCTGGCAGCTGTGCTGCTGGAGGCACTGAATCGCTCGGAcgtggggaggaggagggaggaggagatgaatGCTGAGACAAAGGAGGAAAACAGAGAAGTGAGAATGATGAAGGgagcagacagacacagagatggGCGACAGGAGATAGAAATGCTGATGGCTGCTCAGGGGAAGGAGAGGGAgcaagaggagaaagaggagaggaggaaagctcaggaggaggaggagaagatgacAGAGAAGGTGACCAGTAGGACTACAAGCCAGATGGTGCAGGTCCAAGCAGAACCACAACCCCAAAGTCCAGAGGGAGGTGGAGAGAACGGGACACAAGGATCGAAAGGCAGcaatgaagaggaggaggagcagctcAGCCCTGAGGAACTGAAGAGCCTAGAAACTATGATGAAGGAGTTCCCTCGTCTGAACACGGCCACTAAAAGAGAGGGCGAGCTGAATCAGAGAGAGAGCCGGGGATGGAGCAGCTACAATGAGGTCTTACCTGTCAAAGGAAGTGACATCGCCATGACCAAGAAGAAGCTGAAGTGGCAGGAGGAGACCCAGAAAGGGATCACCTTCCCGGACTTCAGGGAGGGGAACTTCATGGATGACTTTGAGGACCAAGCAGAGAACAATGCCATCGAGTCGCAGCTTCCTTCAGAaccagagcagacagagccagaggaggaggaggaagtgcTGAGTCCCGAAGAAGAGGAGGCTCAGGCTAAAGCTGAGCAGGAGGAGATGAGGAGGCAGGCAGCGGAGGCACAGCGAGCcaagatggaggaggagaagctggCGGACATCGCGTCTGATATGCTGCTGCGCTATATGGTGAAGCAAAACAACAGGAACAGGAAGTACAGCTCGTCTCTGTCCAATGCCGCTGAGGACAAACGGTCTGACGAGGAGCAGGAGGCAGCGGAGGAGGAAGACCTGGACCCTGAGACCATCGACAAGCTCATCGAGATCTCCAGCAAGCTCCACCTCCCCGCCGATGACGTGGTtgacatcatcagtgatgtggagaagaagaagaagaaggacgTCCCTCCAGATGTCTCGTCTCGTTGGCAGCGCCCTCTATCCCCTCTCTCTTCCGCCTTCTCTTCCACCAAAGGTTTGTCTTCACCACCGACTAATCAAAACAGCTTCCCTGTCTCCAAGCAACCATCTCCAGCTGTCAATCTCCTCAAATCCTGGTTCACGGAGAAGACGCAGTCAAAATCACAGGATCTATGGAGCAAACCTCTGCGAACCAACCAGAATCTTTGGTCTAAACCTCAGAAACcaatcaaacaggaagtctggaAGCCTGTACGGACTGGTTACCCATTTTACCCATACAGATACCCCTCCTATTACCAGAGGAAGCCCTACCCAGAATACTACCCCATCTACTTCCCTCCTCCCCCCAGACCCAAACCCCGGTACTTCCTCCCTAAACCTGCCTACAGCCACTTAAACTCCATGGATGACACCTTCACCTTCCCGCCCAAGCACCGTTACCACAGCTGGGTCCAACCGCGGCTGAGGAACCCCCCTGCCAGCCTTCAACAGAAACCCTACTACCCCAGCTACCCCGTCCCTCTGTACCCTCGGACATTTCGAGTCCCAATGGTCCCTCCACAGCAGAAGCCGTTTTACTTCTCAGCTCCGGCCGCTGCAGCGACCAGAAACAGCAATTTTTACGAGACAGGGAAGCAAATGGGAAGCCGTGATGACCTGGAGAAGTACATCCAGCAGATTCTTCTGAAGAGACCGCAGATATcgaactga